A region of Lycium barbarum isolate Lr01 chromosome 1, ASM1917538v2, whole genome shotgun sequence DNA encodes the following proteins:
- the LOC132618313 gene encoding uncharacterized protein LOC132618313 — protein sequence MASNPTNSVQKSSIITHSYPTTIFRWAPVRRKISLRKKRLPTVRLGGGKSNNTRRGFSVVKLFRRVRLRWLKLKYACLLKKLKEYYQSVVKDIMENGGTLDAFQQRLLLETSFAVPVMGLSFNTFPNHYGT from the coding sequence ATGGCCTCAAATCCTACTAATAGCGTCCAAAAAAGTAGTATCATCACCCATTCCTATCCAACTACCATATTCCGATGGGCCCCAGTCCGCCGGAAAATATCATTACGGAAAAAGAGGTTACCGACGGTGCGATTAGGAGGCGGAAAGAGCAACAACACTCGCCGAGGATTCTCAGTCGTGAAGCTTTTCCGGCGAGTCCGATTGAGGTGGCTGAAGTTAAAGTACGCGTGTTTGCTTAAAAAACTGAAAGAATATTATCAGTCTGTAGTGAAAGATATAATGGAAAATGGAGGAACACTGGATGCGTTCCAGCAACGTTTATTATTGGAGACTTCTTTTGCGGTTCCAGTGATGGGCCTTTCTTTCAATACTTTTCCAAATCACTATGGCACGTAA